The following coding sequences are from one Virgibacillus necropolis window:
- a CDS encoding YuzL family protein has product MSKRKANPSTIGLGSSETEGQGTTTKETGRKKADSSRKKQKRS; this is encoded by the coding sequence ATGTCAAAAAGAAAAGCTAATCCATCAACGATTGGTTTGGGGTCATCAGAAACTGAAGGGCAAGGAACGACAACTAAGGAAACTGGAAGAAAAAAGGCTGATTCTTCAAGAAAGAAACAAAAGCGTTCTTAA
- a CDS encoding MarR family winged helix-turn-helix transcriptional regulator: MIGVNRLTSNSELQNLDLIDLLSERHTLVRRISEKAWNDQSEIYISNSEWYIMARIYKKRPTISYVTKNVDISRQAIHKFIKNLAAKGLVKIQNVENNKKEKCIQLTALGEECYEKNAALKAQLENEIAEKIGVKQVNILKDILKLDWRI, from the coding sequence ATGATTGGAGTGAATCGTTTGACTTCTAATTCTGAATTACAAAATTTAGACCTTATAGATTTATTAAGCGAGCGTCACACTTTGGTCCGAAGAATTTCAGAGAAAGCATGGAACGATCAAAGTGAGATTTATATTTCAAATTCTGAATGGTATATCATGGCCAGGATTTATAAAAAGCGACCAACCATTTCGTATGTCACAAAAAATGTAGATATCTCTCGCCAGGCGATACATAAGTTTATCAAGAATCTTGCTGCAAAAGGGTTGGTAAAAATCCAAAATGTAGAAAACAACAAGAAAGAGAAGTGTATCCAGTTAACAGCTTTAGGAGAAGAATGCTACGAAAAAAATGCAGCTCTTAAAGCCCAGCTTGAGAATGAAATTGCAGAAAAAATAGGTGTAAAACAAGTAAATATTCTTAAAGATATATTAAAGTTAGATTGGAGAATATAA
- a CDS encoding MarR family winged helix-turn-helix transcriptional regulator: protein MEILREIGMIARALDSISNIEFKEYDLTKGQYLYIVRICENPGIIQEKLAEMIKVDRTTAARAIKKLEINGFIEKNGDKHNKKIKKLFPTEKGKNVYPFIKRENDYSNSIALEGLSEREAETLFNLLQRVRKNIEKDWEFVKKGNERNY, encoded by the coding sequence ATGGAGATTCTTCGTGAAATTGGAATGATAGCTAGGGCATTAGATTCTATAAGTAATATAGAATTTAAAGAGTATGACCTTACAAAAGGGCAGTATTTGTACATTGTGCGAATTTGTGAAAACCCAGGAATCATTCAAGAAAAATTGGCTGAGATGATAAAAGTAGATCGAACAACAGCTGCACGCGCCATAAAAAAACTTGAAATTAATGGCTTTATTGAAAAGAATGGAGATAAACATAACAAAAAAATAAAAAAACTCTTTCCAACAGAGAAAGGGAAAAATGTTTATCCTTTTATAAAAAGAGAAAATGATTATTCCAACTCCATTGCGTTAGAGGGACTCTCCGAAAGAGAAGCAGAAACCCTTTTCAATCTTCTTCAAAGAGTAAGAAAAAATATAGAAAAAGACTGGGAATTTGTAAAAAAGGGAAACGAAAGAAATTATTGA
- a CDS encoding NAD(P)-dependent oxidoreductase, whose protein sequence is MRIGIIGASGKAGNFILKEAVKRGHTVTAIVRNASKITNQHVEVVGKDIYELSSEDIKPYEIVINAFGAPLGEEEPHVTAGHALIEALKGTNTRVIVVGGAGSLYVNEDTQVIDTPDFPDEFKPTAKGQARNLQELQESQGLTWTFISPSAIFDPEGPKTSSYQAGKDNLLMNSKGESYISYADYAIAVLDEIENPQHINERFTVVAEQNNE, encoded by the coding sequence ATGAGAATTGGGATTATTGGAGCAAGTGGTAAAGCAGGAAATTTCATTTTAAAAGAAGCTGTCAAACGGGGGCATACCGTAACAGCTATCGTTAGAAATGCCTCCAAAATCACAAATCAGCATGTGGAAGTTGTAGGGAAGGATATTTATGAACTTTCATCAGAGGATATCAAGCCTTATGAAATAGTCATTAATGCCTTCGGTGCGCCCCTTGGGGAGGAAGAACCTCACGTTACAGCTGGACATGCGTTAATTGAAGCTTTAAAAGGTACGAACACAAGAGTAATTGTAGTCGGAGGAGCAGGGAGCCTTTATGTTAATGAAGACACTCAGGTTATTGATACACCGGATTTCCCTGATGAATTTAAACCAACAGCAAAAGGCCAAGCACGAAATCTTCAAGAATTACAGGAGTCACAAGGTCTAACTTGGACCTTCATTAGTCCCTCAGCTATTTTTGATCCTGAAGGACCAAAAACAAGTTCTTATCAAGCAGGAAAGGACAACCTGCTTATGAATTCAAAAGGCGAAAGCTACATCAGTTATGCAGACTATGCTATTGCCGTTTTAGACGAAATCGAAAATCCGCAACATATAAACGAACGATTTACTGTTGTTGCTGAACAAAATAATGAATAA
- a CDS encoding GNAT family N-acetyltransferase → MTINIKKCTIKDLRILQEICYETFDETFKDQNSPENMKTYLERAFNLKQLKKELSNISSQFFFVYYNDEVAGYLKVNTDDAQSEKKGDEALELERIYIKNKFQRHGLGKYLLDKTMEIAMKNNKKEIWLGVWEKNENAIAFYKKVGFVHTGAHSFYMGDEEQIDFIMMKTLK, encoded by the coding sequence ATGACTATAAATATAAAAAAATGCACCATTAAGGACTTACGCATACTTCAAGAAATTTGTTATGAAACATTTGATGAGACATTTAAGGACCAGAATTCACCCGAAAATATGAAAACCTATCTGGAACGGGCATTTAACTTAAAACAATTAAAAAAAGAATTATCCAATATTTCTTCCCAATTCTTTTTTGTTTACTACAACGATGAAGTTGCTGGATATTTAAAGGTCAATACCGACGATGCCCAGTCTGAAAAAAAGGGGGATGAAGCTCTTGAACTTGAAAGGATTTATATAAAGAACAAATTCCAAAGGCATGGTCTTGGTAAGTATCTGCTTGATAAAACTATGGAAATTGCAATGAAGAATAATAAAAAGGAAATTTGGCTAGGCGTATGGGAAAAGAATGAAAATGCTATTGCTTTCTATAAGAAAGTAGGTTTTGTTCATACTGGAGCCCACTCTTTTTATATGGGTGATGAAGAACAAATAGACTTCATCATGATGAAAACACTTAAATAA
- a CDS encoding SLAP domain-containing protein → MQKLTFESKWDKTIADQDRERIKQLFQKTILDPGINIQFTSLWQAKNHRGELLVAVLIHNTSQRNFTFLDQIMTYVVSGTIFAEHTFPSPITVEKQTSMPWTFIFPVGSFNSSQSFEDGVLRITS, encoded by the coding sequence TTGCAAAAACTTACGTTTGAATCCAAATGGGATAAAACAATTGCTGATCAGGACCGGGAACGGATTAAGCAATTATTTCAGAAAACAATTTTAGATCCTGGCATCAACATTCAGTTTACTTCACTTTGGCAAGCTAAAAATCATCGCGGAGAACTATTAGTTGCTGTTCTTATTCATAATACCAGTCAACGGAATTTCACCTTCCTTGATCAAATAATGACATATGTGGTTAGCGGCACCATTTTCGCTGAGCACACCTTCCCTTCACCTATAACAGTAGAGAAGCAAACCAGCATGCCATGGACATTCATTTTTCCTGTTGGTAGTTTTAACAGCTCTCAAAGTTTCGAGGATGGGGTATTACGTATTACTTCGTGA
- a CDS encoding CarD family transcriptional regulator, with the protein MFTIGDLIIYSAHGICKIDDICEKTVSGVTKTYYVLHPMENNQHLTISTPVNNDKVVMLELIHKEEANEILEAFKGPGIEWNDKANMRLHLYSDIVNTGNRKEIMKVVNTLMRKKAEAELNERKLYEQDRKLLNTTQDILFKELAISLNTTYDKINEMVVRLINKNMLETNN; encoded by the coding sequence ATGTTTACTATTGGAGATTTAATCATCTATTCCGCGCATGGTATTTGTAAAATTGACGATATTTGCGAAAAGACAGTTTCAGGGGTAACAAAAACTTATTACGTATTGCACCCGATGGAGAATAATCAGCACTTAACTATAAGTACTCCCGTTAATAACGATAAAGTAGTCATGCTTGAACTGATTCATAAAGAGGAAGCCAATGAAATACTTGAAGCTTTTAAAGGTCCGGGGATAGAATGGAACGACAAAGCTAACATGCGTCTCCATCTATATTCAGACATTGTAAATACAGGTAACCGTAAAGAAATCATGAAGGTTGTAAATACGCTGATGCGGAAAAAAGCGGAAGCCGAACTAAATGAAAGAAAACTTTATGAACAAGATCGTAAACTCCTGAACACTACACAAGATATACTGTTTAAAGAATTAGCTATTTCATTGAACACGACTTATGATAAAATAAATGAAATGGTAGTACGGTTAATCAATAAAAATATGCTTGAAACAAACAATTAA
- a CDS encoding DoxX family protein: MISKDEIGVIILRVFLGLTFFLHGLDKFQGGIGNTVGFFESLGIPGFVAYVVALIELIGGIAMILGIGTKVISILFALIMVGAIIKAKFAAGFLGGYEIDLALLVISIFLAVSNRNLFSLDNVLSSSKQG; the protein is encoded by the coding sequence ATGATAAGTAAAGACGAAATAGGTGTCATTATTTTAAGGGTATTTTTAGGTTTAACGTTTTTCCTACATGGTCTAGATAAGTTTCAGGGAGGCATTGGGAATACTGTCGGTTTTTTTGAAAGCCTAGGGATTCCAGGTTTTGTAGCTTATGTAGTAGCACTCATAGAGTTAATCGGTGGTATTGCGATGATATTAGGTATTGGAACAAAGGTTATTTCTATTTTATTTGCACTAATTATGGTTGGAGCAATTATTAAGGCAAAGTTTGCTGCTGGATTTTTAGGCGGATACGAAATTGACTTAGCTTTATTGGTAATTTCAATTTTTCTTGCTGTTTCAAATAGAAACCTTTTTTCATTAGATAACGTATTATCTTCCTCGAAACAGGGTTAA
- a CDS encoding 5'-methylthioadenosine/S-adenosylhomocysteine nucleosidase, whose translation MKAIFYKTQRKRLLNYASLALITVLLLSLVVGCSSSSQSETVKESSQRPIIVQGPMPIEAEDFAQRLENVKKEKSGTFEFYIGTVDNYPVIVTKTGKGMENTAAATAVAIERYDPIAIINQGTSGGHDPDLHVFDIVLGKRAVNIGSLKTANKDENEGIDPTEWKPMDLMASEGSAGEDPNAEKIRYYEGDKDLLAAANAVKDKYTKGKVVEGTIGSADVWNNEVDRIKWFHNKYGTSVEEMETASAAQITKAYDVPFLGIRILSNNKVNGGEYNPNTAAANQKYVYEVVRKYISTLPSE comes from the coding sequence ATGAAAGCAATATTTTATAAAACACAAAGAAAAAGATTGTTAAATTACGCTTCATTAGCACTTATTACTGTACTGTTATTATCGCTAGTTGTAGGATGTAGTTCTTCTTCACAATCTGAAACTGTAAAAGAAAGTTCTCAAAGGCCTATTATAGTTCAAGGTCCGATGCCAATAGAAGCTGAGGATTTTGCACAAAGGTTAGAAAATGTTAAAAAAGAAAAATCAGGAACTTTTGAATTTTATATAGGTACTGTAGACAATTATCCTGTAATAGTAACTAAAACAGGTAAGGGAATGGAAAATACAGCAGCTGCTACGGCCGTGGCCATTGAAAGATATGACCCCATAGCAATAATTAATCAAGGAACTTCGGGTGGGCATGATCCTGATTTACACGTATTTGATATTGTTTTAGGAAAAAGAGCTGTAAACATAGGCTCATTAAAAACGGCGAATAAGGATGAAAACGAAGGAATTGATCCAACTGAATGGAAACCGATGGACTTAATGGCTTCTGAAGGAAGTGCAGGAGAAGATCCTAATGCTGAAAAAATCCGTTACTACGAGGGAGATAAGGATTTACTCGCAGCTGCCAATGCAGTGAAAGATAAATATACGAAGGGCAAGGTTGTTGAGGGTACTATAGGTTCTGCAGATGTATGGAATAATGAAGTTGATAGGATTAAATGGTTCCATAATAAGTATGGTACCTCTGTAGAAGAAATGGAAACTGCCTCAGCAGCACAAATTACCAAAGCTTATGATGTACCATTCTTGGGAATTAGAATACTATCTAATAATAAAGTGAATGGTGGAGAATATAACCCAAATACAGCAGCAGCAAATCAAAAATATGTTTACGAAGTAGTTAGAAAATATATATCTACGTTGCCAAGCGAATAA
- a CDS encoding Rrf2 family transcriptional regulator, whose translation MKNNRLAVSIHILSLAALNARERVTSEFIAGSVHTNSVVIRRLTSKLKKAGLLTSQPGIPGVKLTRSPSETSLLDIHKAIYGKEESVFSIHQNPNPDCEVGANIQSTLNTTFDKVQDAIEKELSNQTLQDILDDLFA comes from the coding sequence GTGAAAAATAACCGTTTGGCTGTATCCATTCATATTCTTTCCTTAGCTGCCTTAAATGCTCGCGAACGGGTAACGTCCGAGTTTATAGCTGGTAGTGTTCATACGAATTCAGTAGTTATACGACGGCTTACTAGTAAGCTCAAAAAAGCTGGTCTTTTAACTTCTCAGCCGGGAATTCCTGGGGTGAAATTAACAAGATCCCCTTCTGAAACTTCTTTATTGGATATTCATAAAGCCATCTATGGAAAAGAGGAATCCGTTTTTTCCATACATCAGAACCCAAACCCTGACTGTGAAGTAGGAGCTAACATACAATCTACTTTGAATACAACGTTCGATAAAGTTCAGGATGCTATTGAAAAGGAATTATCCAACCAAACACTTCAAGACATATTAGATGATCTCTTTGCTTAA
- a CDS encoding FMN-binding negative transcriptional regulator — MYIPKHYKVTDFDEIREFIQHNPFGTIVTTKQGKPIATHLPLELHKQGDDYYITGHFAYANPQVETFEGDNENVLVMYQGPNAYISSSWYKSENVPTWNYQSVHIYGTASIMSEQELQEDLKLLLQKYEQHRKNPALWENLSSQTKKQIKGIVGFKIKIQEVQAAYKLSQNRNEEDYQNIINKLYEEKDLNSKALAEVMENRNSLQ, encoded by the coding sequence ATGTATATTCCTAAACATTATAAAGTCACAGACTTTGATGAAATCAGAGAATTTATTCAGCATAACCCTTTTGGAACAATTGTAACGACAAAACAAGGAAAGCCTATTGCCACTCATTTGCCTTTAGAGTTACATAAACAAGGAGATGATTACTATATAACAGGACATTTTGCTTATGCAAATCCTCAGGTGGAAACATTCGAGGGTGATAATGAAAACGTCCTTGTAATGTATCAAGGTCCCAACGCTTATATTTCATCTTCTTGGTATAAGTCTGAAAATGTACCAACATGGAATTATCAATCTGTCCATATATATGGAACAGCTAGTATAATGAGTGAACAAGAATTGCAAGAAGACCTTAAACTACTATTACAAAAATATGAGCAACATCGTAAGAATCCAGCTTTATGGGAGAATCTTTCTTCGCAAACTAAAAAACAAATCAAAGGTATTGTTGGATTTAAAATTAAAATACAAGAAGTTCAAGCTGCTTATAAATTAAGCCAAAATCGAAATGAAGAGGACTATCAAAACATCATTAATAAACTATATGAGGAAAAAGATTTAAATTCTAAGGCATTAGCTGAAGTGATGGAAAATAGAAATTCTCTGCAATAA
- a CDS encoding VOC family protein yields MEQKFFQEPNAFVKAVHLKVENLVRSLEFYKEVIGFQILDKTEKKAVLSANGKTALLSIEQPENAKPKQANTSGLYHYALLLPNRLELAKILKHFIQLNVRLGSSDHLVSEALYLNDPDGNGIEIYTDRPSSTWAWENDEVAMAVDPLDAKGILSELDDESWDGLPAETVVGHIHLHVSELQKTEEFYGKGLGFNIVNRFGQQALFMSTGNYHHHIGLNTWAGVGAPPTSEESVGLKLFSLVYPSEQARKKVVDQLQHLGYEVQKKEDVFVTKDPSENCIELSV; encoded by the coding sequence GTGGAACAGAAATTTTTTCAGGAACCGAATGCGTTCGTAAAGGCTGTTCATTTAAAAGTTGAAAATTTAGTACGTTCTTTGGAATTTTATAAAGAAGTAATCGGCTTTCAAATACTAGATAAAACAGAAAAGAAAGCTGTACTATCTGCTAATGGTAAAACAGCCTTGTTATCAATTGAACAACCTGAAAATGCAAAACCGAAGCAAGCTAATACATCGGGATTATATCATTATGCACTGTTATTACCTAATCGATTAGAGTTAGCGAAAATATTAAAGCACTTTATTCAGCTTAATGTTCGGTTAGGATCATCTGACCATCTTGTAAGTGAGGCTCTTTATTTGAATGATCCCGACGGAAATGGAATCGAAATTTATACTGACCGACCATCTTCCACATGGGCCTGGGAAAACGATGAGGTGGCAATGGCCGTAGATCCATTAGACGCCAAGGGTATTCTTTCCGAACTTGATGATGAGAGTTGGGACGGGCTTCCGGCAGAAACAGTTGTGGGACATATTCATTTGCATGTATCAGAATTGCAAAAAACGGAAGAGTTCTATGGCAAGGGGCTTGGTTTTAATATTGTAAACCGATTCGGCCAGCAAGCACTTTTTATGTCTACTGGCAATTACCATCACCATATAGGTTTAAATACCTGGGCTGGAGTGGGTGCACCTCCGACCTCAGAAGAAAGTGTTGGATTGAAATTGTTCTCTCTTGTATATCCGAGTGAACAAGCAAGAAAAAAAGTAGTAGATCAGTTACAACATTTAGGTTATGAAGTACAAAAAAAGGAAGACGTTTTCGTTACGAAAGACCCTTCTGAGAATTGTATTGAACTATCGGTTTAA